One stretch of Saccharopolyspora erythraea DNA includes these proteins:
- a CDS encoding amidase, with the protein MSSRNTPERGYFAGQDLQGLADRLRTGAVTSAELTAHALDAVRGLDQEINAFVSVDAEGALESARKADAELAAGDDLGPLHGIPVAVKDVIETAGMRTTMGSAHFADHVSTADAECVRRLRAGGAVIVGKTTTHEFAYGPTGDRAAGGASRNPHDPAAMSGGSSGGSAAAVAAGMVPLAIGTDTGGSVRIPAALCGVAGFKPAYGAVPADGVFPLSRSLDHVGVIAGTPRDCRTAYRVLAGLRAGSPRSTGGPATVGWIAPGSLFETDREVEELARAALSGRTVQEVELGDAAGLRRTYNGIQDAEAYAVHAERVADAPELFTPEVLERLRAAARTPGWRHVRAFEERQRWRAEVAHLLSRHDLLALPTTPFTAPAIGQREIEVNGREVEVRWGLLSLTSPWNIAGVPALTVPVGTSRGLPAGLQLVCRPGDEDLLFAFAARIAG; encoded by the coding sequence GTGTCATCTCGGAATACGCCTGAGCGGGGCTACTTCGCCGGACAGGACCTCCAGGGCCTGGCCGACCGGCTCCGCACGGGCGCGGTCACGTCCGCGGAGCTCACCGCGCACGCGCTTGACGCCGTCCGCGGCCTCGACCAGGAGATCAACGCGTTCGTGTCCGTGGACGCCGAAGGCGCGCTGGAGTCGGCGCGCAAGGCCGACGCGGAGCTCGCGGCGGGTGACGACCTGGGGCCGCTGCACGGGATTCCGGTTGCCGTGAAGGACGTCATCGAGACCGCCGGGATGCGCACGACGATGGGCTCGGCGCACTTCGCCGACCACGTGTCCACAGCGGACGCCGAGTGCGTGCGCCGGCTCCGCGCCGGTGGAGCGGTGATCGTCGGCAAGACCACCACGCACGAGTTCGCCTACGGGCCGACCGGCGACCGCGCGGCAGGCGGTGCGTCGCGCAACCCGCACGACCCCGCCGCGATGTCGGGTGGCTCGAGCGGGGGCAGCGCCGCCGCCGTGGCCGCCGGGATGGTCCCGCTCGCGATCGGCACCGACACCGGCGGCTCGGTGCGCATCCCGGCGGCGCTGTGCGGTGTCGCCGGTTTCAAACCCGCCTACGGCGCCGTCCCGGCCGACGGGGTGTTCCCGCTCTCGCGTTCGCTGGACCACGTCGGCGTCATCGCCGGGACGCCCCGGGACTGCCGCACCGCCTACCGCGTCCTCGCCGGTCTGCGCGCCGGGTCGCCGCGGTCCACGGGCGGGCCCGCGACGGTGGGCTGGATCGCTCCCGGGTCGCTGTTCGAGACCGACCGCGAGGTCGAGGAGCTCGCCCGCGCGGCGCTGTCCGGCCGGACGGTGCAGGAGGTCGAGCTCGGCGACGCGGCCGGGCTTCGCCGGACCTACAACGGAATCCAGGATGCCGAGGCCTACGCCGTGCACGCCGAGCGGGTGGCCGACGCGCCCGAGCTGTTCACCCCGGAGGTCCTCGAACGCCTCCGCGCCGCGGCGCGGACACCCGGTTGGCGCCACGTCCGGGCGTTCGAGGAACGGCAGCGGTGGCGCGCGGAGGTCGCGCACCTGCTGTCGCGCCACGACCTGCTCGCGCTGCCCACGACCCCCTTCACCGCACCCGCGATCGGGCAGCGCGAGATCGAGGTCAACGGCCGCGAGGTCGAGGTCCGATGGGGACTGCTCTCGCTCACCAGTCCCTGGAACATCGCCGGAGTCCCCGCGCTGACCGTGCCGGTGGGCACCTCGCGGGGACTGCCGGCCGGGCTCCAGCTCGTCTGCCGGCCCGGCGACGAGGACCTGCTTTTCGCCTTCGCCGCCCGGATCGCCGGCTGA
- a CDS encoding tartrate dehydrogenase, giving the protein MREEGTTHRTGQTHELAILPGDGIGNEVMPEALRVLDAVGAKHGIRFRYRHFDWNCETYKTTGRMMPEDGLDRLREHDSILLGAVGWPGVPDHISLWGLLLPIRRAFDQYVNLRPVRLLPGVTPPVRDKAPGDIDFWVVRENTEGEYSQLGGRQGEGTENEMVLQTAAFTRRGTDRILRYAFELARRLGKPHVTSATKSNGIYYSMPYWDERFAAIAAEYPDVRVDQDHIDILCARFVMSPERFDVVVASNLFGDILSDLGPGVTGTIGVAPSGNINPERVHPSTFEPVHGSAPDIAGKGIANPIGQIWSAALMLDHLGEAEAGADVVAAIESVLSDDSAPRTPDLGGTASTEDLGKAVAAAV; this is encoded by the coding sequence TTGCGGGAAGAGGGAACGACCCACCGGACCGGTCAGACGCACGAGCTGGCGATCCTGCCCGGTGACGGGATCGGCAACGAGGTCATGCCGGAGGCGCTGCGGGTGCTCGACGCGGTCGGCGCCAAGCACGGGATCAGGTTCCGGTACCGGCATTTCGACTGGAACTGCGAGACCTACAAGACCACCGGCCGGATGATGCCCGAGGACGGCCTCGACCGGCTGCGCGAGCACGACTCGATCCTGCTCGGGGCGGTCGGCTGGCCAGGCGTGCCCGACCACATCTCGCTGTGGGGGCTGCTGCTGCCGATCCGCCGGGCGTTCGACCAGTACGTCAACCTGCGGCCGGTGCGTCTGCTGCCGGGCGTGACGCCGCCGGTGCGGGACAAGGCGCCGGGCGACATCGACTTCTGGGTGGTGCGCGAGAACACCGAGGGCGAGTACTCCCAGCTCGGCGGGCGCCAGGGCGAGGGCACCGAGAACGAGATGGTCCTGCAGACCGCCGCCTTCACCCGGCGCGGGACCGACCGGATCCTGCGCTACGCCTTCGAGCTGGCTCGCAGGCTGGGCAAGCCGCACGTCACCTCGGCCACCAAGTCCAACGGCATCTACTACTCGATGCCCTACTGGGACGAGCGCTTCGCGGCGATCGCGGCCGAGTACCCCGACGTGCGGGTGGACCAGGACCACATCGACATCCTGTGCGCGCGGTTCGTCATGTCGCCCGAGCGGTTCGACGTGGTCGTGGCCAGCAACCTCTTCGGGGACATCCTGTCCGACCTCGGCCCCGGGGTGACCGGGACGATCGGCGTGGCGCCCTCGGGCAACATCAACCCGGAGCGCGTGCACCCGTCGACGTTCGAGCCGGTGCACGGCTCGGCGCCGGACATCGCGGGCAAGGGCATCGCCAACCCGATCGGCCAGATCTGGTCGGCCGCGCTGATGCTGGACCACCTCGGCGAGGCCGAGGCGGGCGCCGACGTCGTCGCCGCCATCGAGTCGGTGCTCTCCGACGACTCGGCTCCGCGCACGCCGGACCTGGGCGGGACCGCGTCCACCGAGGACCTCGGCAAGGCGGTGGCCGCCGCGGTGTGA
- a CDS encoding ABC transporter permease, with the protein MSSGSIPITPALGVVVAVLLVAAAAVVGLGGIGHYRPILVAGVRGAVQLLAVALVIAYIVGFGALVGLFIFVMFAVATRTAGRRITLDRTWWWTALPIAAGVAPVVALLLVSAAVPTTGLVLIPLVGQLIGGALTATALAGRRLLDELSQRKGEVEAALALGMTERDARMEVARPVAGSALVPALDQTRTVGTVTLPGAFVGMMLGGAGPVEAGLVQLFVLVGLLAVESVAIVVVLEIVARGLLTRSTEPARRRRR; encoded by the coding sequence GTGTCGTCGGGTTCGATTCCGATCACCCCGGCCCTGGGGGTGGTCGTCGCCGTCCTGCTGGTCGCCGCCGCCGCGGTGGTCGGGCTCGGCGGGATCGGGCACTACCGGCCGATCCTGGTCGCGGGCGTGCGCGGTGCCGTCCAGCTGCTCGCGGTCGCCCTCGTCATCGCCTACATCGTCGGCTTCGGCGCGCTGGTCGGCCTGTTCATCTTCGTGATGTTCGCGGTGGCCACCCGCACCGCGGGCCGCCGCATCACCCTCGACCGGACCTGGTGGTGGACGGCCCTGCCGATCGCCGCCGGGGTGGCGCCGGTGGTGGCGCTGCTGCTGGTCAGCGCGGCGGTGCCGACGACCGGCCTGGTGCTGATCCCGCTGGTCGGCCAGCTGATCGGCGGGGCGCTCACCGCCACGGCTCTGGCCGGGAGGCGGCTGCTCGACGAGCTGTCGCAGCGCAAGGGCGAGGTGGAGGCCGCGCTGGCGCTGGGCATGACCGAGCGGGACGCGCGCATGGAGGTGGCCCGTCCCGTCGCGGGCTCGGCGCTCGTCCCCGCGCTGGACCAGACCCGGACGGTCGGCACCGTCACCCTCCCGGGCGCCTTCGTGGGCATGATGCTCGGCGGGGCAGGACCGGTCGAGGCTGGTCTGGTGCAGCTCTTCGTGCTGGTGGGACTGCTCGCGGTGGAGTCGGTGGCCATCGTCGTGGTGCTGGAGATCGTCGCCAGGGGCCTGCTCACCCGATCGACCGAGCCCGCCCGCCGCAGGCGGCGCTGA
- a CDS encoding S1C family serine protease, whose protein sequence is MTTASGRPSEPFDGEALDAYSRTVTAVASAITPKVASLHVPGERGDGSGSAVVFTSDGFLLTNAHVVGGARRGTAAFADGTTAPFAVTGSDPLSDLAVVRAEGATPGPVRLGDSDELVVGQLVVAVGNPLGLAGSVTAGVVSGLGRSLPARSGHAARIIEDVIQTDAALNPGNSGGALADSRGVVVGINTAVAGVGLGLAIPVNSTTRRIIDSLVSFGRVRRAFLGLVTTPAPLPEDLAARTGQRTGLRVVDVVRQSPAARAGLHPGDLVLTAGGRPVRDAQGLQRLMFAEAIGKPLQITVTRNGALVDVITEPTELLDTSA, encoded by the coding sequence ATGACCACCGCATCAGGACGTCCTTCCGAGCCCTTCGACGGCGAGGCCCTCGACGCCTACTCGCGCACCGTGACGGCGGTGGCGTCGGCCATCACGCCGAAGGTCGCGAGCCTGCACGTGCCGGGCGAGCGCGGCGACGGCAGCGGGTCGGCGGTCGTGTTCACCTCCGACGGGTTCCTGCTCACCAACGCCCACGTCGTGGGCGGGGCCCGGCGCGGCACGGCCGCTTTCGCCGACGGCACCACCGCGCCCTTCGCGGTCACCGGCTCCGACCCGCTGTCGGACCTGGCGGTCGTGCGGGCCGAAGGCGCCACGCCCGGACCGGTGCGGCTGGGCGACAGCGACGAACTGGTGGTCGGCCAGCTGGTGGTGGCGGTGGGCAACCCGCTCGGGCTCGCCGGCTCGGTGACCGCCGGAGTGGTGAGCGGCCTCGGCCGGTCGCTGCCGGCCCGCAGCGGCCACGCGGCGCGCATCATCGAGGACGTCATCCAGACCGACGCCGCGCTCAACCCCGGCAACTCCGGCGGCGCGCTGGCCGACTCGCGCGGCGTCGTCGTGGGGATCAACACCGCCGTCGCCGGCGTGGGGCTCGGACTGGCGATCCCCGTCAACTCCACGACCCGGCGCATCATCGACTCGCTGGTGAGCTTCGGCCGAGTCCGCCGAGCCTTCCTGGGGCTGGTGACCACGCCCGCCCCGCTGCCGGAGGATCTGGCCGCACGGACAGGTCAGCGCACCGGGCTGCGGGTGGTCGACGTGGTGCGCCAGAGCCCGGCGGCCCGCGCCGGACTGCACCCCGGCGACCTCGTGCTCACCGCGGGCGGGCGACCGGTGCGCGACGCGCAGGGCCTGCAACGCCTGATGTTCGCCGAGGCCATCGGCAAGCCGCTGCAGATCACGGTGACCCGCAACGGCGCGCTCGTCGACGTCATCACCGAGCCGACCGAGCTGCTCGACACGTCGGCCTGA
- a CDS encoding PHP domain-containing protein, giving the protein MDPVRALREVAFWLERGGEPTYRVRAFRRAAEAVASAQDVGDRVESGRLTDLPGVGKTTAKVVEQAHHGDVPDYLRRLRSEAERPEEGRELRAALRGDCHTHSDWSDGGSPIEEMAETARDLGHEWMVLTDHSPRLTVANGLSAERLRRQLEVVAEVNDRMAPFRILTGIEVDILDDGSLDQEEALLAELDVVVASVHSKLRMDSAAMTRRMCAAVRNPHVDVLGHCTGRRVVGRPRPQSEFDADEVFRACRDHGTAVEINSRPDRLDPPRPLLRRALELGCVFSIDSDGHAPGQLDWLHLGCARAQECEVPADRVINTRGAGELLSWK; this is encoded by the coding sequence ATGGATCCGGTGCGGGCGTTGCGGGAGGTCGCGTTCTGGCTGGAGCGCGGCGGGGAGCCGACCTACCGGGTGCGTGCGTTCCGCCGCGCGGCCGAGGCGGTGGCCTCGGCGCAAGACGTCGGCGACCGCGTCGAGTCGGGACGGCTGACCGACCTGCCCGGCGTCGGCAAGACCACGGCCAAGGTCGTCGAACAGGCCCACCACGGCGACGTGCCCGACTACCTGCGGCGGCTCCGCTCGGAGGCCGAACGGCCGGAGGAGGGACGGGAGCTGCGCGCGGCCCTGCGCGGCGACTGCCACACCCACTCCGACTGGTCCGACGGCGGCAGCCCGATCGAGGAGATGGCCGAGACCGCGCGCGACCTCGGTCACGAGTGGATGGTGCTCACCGACCACTCGCCGCGGCTGACCGTGGCCAACGGGCTCTCCGCCGAGCGGCTGCGGCGGCAGCTGGAGGTGGTGGCCGAGGTCAACGACCGGATGGCGCCGTTCCGGATCCTCACCGGGATCGAGGTCGACATCCTCGACGACGGCTCGCTGGACCAGGAGGAGGCGCTGCTCGCCGAGCTTGACGTGGTGGTGGCCAGCGTGCACTCCAAGCTCCGGATGGACTCGGCCGCGATGACCCGGCGGATGTGCGCCGCGGTGCGCAACCCGCACGTCGACGTCCTCGGGCACTGCACCGGACGGCGGGTGGTGGGAAGGCCGCGCCCGCAGTCGGAGTTCGATGCCGACGAGGTCTTCCGCGCCTGCCGCGACCACGGGACGGCGGTCGAGATCAACTCCAGGCCCGACCGGCTCGACCCGCCCCGGCCGTTGCTGCGCCGGGCGCTGGAGCTGGGCTGCGTGTTCAGCATCGACTCCGACGGCCACGCCCCGGGCCAGCTGGACTGGCTGCACCTGGGGTGTGCGAGGGCGCAGGAGTGCGAGGTCCCGGCGGACCGCGTGATCAACACGCGCGGCGCCGGCGAACTGCTGAGCTGGAAGTGA
- a CDS encoding MarR family winged helix-turn-helix transcriptional regulator: MDEPRWLSDEQQRAWRKFAALMTVVPAGLDAQLQRDSDLTHFGYWVLAMLSEDPDRALRMSHLAAQANASPSRVSHVVSKLEARGWVRRHRAAADGRGNVAELTEAGYRKVREAAPGHVEQVRSMIFDGLDEDQVRRLDEICGAVLAHLDPDGRLCTQVGR; encoded by the coding sequence GTGGACGAGCCCCGGTGGTTGAGCGACGAGCAGCAGCGCGCGTGGCGCAAGTTCGCGGCCCTGATGACGGTGGTGCCCGCCGGGCTGGACGCGCAGTTGCAGCGCGACTCCGACCTGACCCACTTCGGCTACTGGGTTTTGGCCATGCTGTCGGAGGACCCGGACCGCGCACTGCGCATGAGCCACCTCGCCGCGCAGGCCAACGCCTCGCCGTCACGGGTGTCGCACGTCGTGTCGAAGCTGGAGGCTCGCGGCTGGGTCCGCCGCCACCGGGCCGCGGCCGACGGCAGGGGCAACGTCGCCGAACTGACCGAAGCCGGCTACCGGAAGGTCCGGGAGGCCGCTCCCGGCCACGTCGAGCAGGTCCGCTCGATGATCTTCGACGGGCTCGACGAGGACCAGGTGCGCCGGCTCGACGAGATCTGCGGCGCGGTGCTGGCGCACCTGGACCCCGATGGCCGCCTGTGCACGCAGGTCGGCCGCTGA
- a CDS encoding ABC transporter ATP-binding protein: MTVSWETMRSFASDDSVTRQRLAPGTARRILGYARPYVRDIVPFLVTVAVAAVLGIVTPLLFKAIIDNGIQARNLPVVVWLSLAVAGVALAEAALSLLQRWYSSKLGEGLIYDLRAQVFDHVQRMPVAFFVRAQTGSLVSRLNNDVIGAQRALTSTLSSVVSNVLSLVLVLATMFTLSWQITLVALVLLPLFLLPVRWIGRRLQRVTREQMKVNSELSSLMTERFGVAGAMLTKLYGRADEESGRFTERAGRVRDLGVVSAMYSRVFFVALTLLAALATAIVYGLGGGLVLAGVFQLGTLVALAALLNRLYGPLTALSNVHVDVMTALVSFDRVFEVLDLRPMIEEKPGARDLPAGAADVEFDGVSFRYPAASEVSLASLESVAHNDNAPAHEVLHDISFRAEPGQTIALVGPSGAGKTTITHLAGRLYDADSGAVRIGGTDVRDVRLASLYSTVGVVTQDPHLFHDTIRANLTFARPGATDAELLEALRTAQLQHLVEALPDGLDTVVGDRGYRLSGGEKQRLAIARLLLKAPPIVVLDEATAHLDSESEAAVQKALRTALSGRTALVIAHRLSTIREADRILVVSAGRIAEDGTHEELLTRGGLYAELYRTQFAQGGPGDRDDDLLTA, translated from the coding sequence ATGACCGTGAGCTGGGAGACCATGCGCTCATTCGCCAGCGACGACTCGGTGACCCGCCAGCGGCTGGCACCCGGCACCGCCCGCCGCATCCTCGGCTACGCCCGCCCGTACGTGCGCGACATCGTGCCGTTCCTGGTCACCGTCGCGGTCGCGGCGGTGCTGGGGATCGTCACTCCCCTGCTGTTCAAGGCCATCATCGACAACGGCATCCAGGCCAGGAACCTGCCGGTCGTGGTGTGGCTGTCGCTCGCGGTGGCCGGTGTGGCGCTGGCCGAGGCTGCGCTGTCGCTGCTGCAGCGCTGGTACTCGTCCAAGCTCGGCGAGGGCCTGATCTACGACCTGCGCGCGCAGGTCTTCGACCACGTCCAGCGGATGCCGGTGGCCTTCTTCGTCCGCGCCCAGACCGGTTCGCTGGTCAGCAGGCTCAACAACGACGTCATCGGCGCGCAGCGCGCTCTCACCAGCACGCTGTCCTCGGTGGTCTCCAACGTGCTGAGCCTGGTGCTGGTGCTGGCCACGATGTTCACGCTGTCCTGGCAGATCACGCTGGTCGCGCTGGTGCTGCTGCCGCTGTTCCTGCTGCCGGTGCGCTGGATCGGCCGCAGGCTGCAGCGGGTCACCCGCGAGCAGATGAAGGTCAACTCCGAGCTGAGCTCGCTGATGACCGAGCGCTTCGGGGTCGCGGGCGCGATGCTGACCAAGCTCTACGGCAGGGCCGACGAGGAGTCGGGCCGGTTCACCGAGCGCGCAGGCCGGGTCCGCGACCTCGGGGTGGTCTCGGCGATGTACAGCCGGGTGTTCTTCGTCGCGCTGACCCTGCTGGCCGCGCTGGCCACGGCGATCGTCTACGGCCTGGGCGGCGGCCTGGTGCTGGCCGGGGTCTTCCAGCTCGGCACCCTGGTCGCGCTGGCGGCGCTGCTCAACCGCCTCTACGGACCGCTGACCGCGCTGTCCAATGTGCACGTCGACGTGATGACCGCGCTGGTCAGCTTCGACCGCGTCTTCGAGGTGCTGGACCTGCGGCCGATGATCGAGGAGAAGCCCGGTGCCAGGGACCTGCCCGCCGGCGCCGCCGACGTCGAGTTCGACGGGGTCTCCTTCCGCTACCCCGCCGCCAGCGAGGTGTCGCTGGCGTCGCTGGAGTCGGTGGCTCACAACGACAACGCCCCGGCCCACGAGGTGCTGCACGACATCTCCTTCCGCGCCGAGCCCGGCCAGACGATCGCGCTCGTCGGGCCATCGGGAGCGGGCAAGACGACGATCACGCACCTGGCGGGCCGGCTCTACGACGCCGACTCGGGTGCGGTGCGCATCGGCGGCACCGACGTCCGCGACGTCCGGCTGGCGTCGCTGTACTCCACCGTCGGCGTGGTCACCCAGGACCCGCACCTGTTCCACGACACGATCCGCGCCAACCTCACCTTCGCCCGGCCCGGCGCCACCGACGCCGAACTGCTGGAGGCCCTGCGCACCGCGCAGCTCCAGCACCTGGTGGAGGCCCTGCCGGACGGGCTGGACACCGTCGTCGGCGACCGCGGCTACCGGCTCTCCGGCGGGGAGAAGCAGCGGCTGGCGATCGCCCGCCTGCTGCTCAAGGCGCCGCCGATCGTGGTGCTCGACGAGGCGACCGCGCACCTGGACTCCGAGTCCGAGGCCGCCGTGCAGAAGGCGCTGCGCACGGCGCTGTCCGGGCGGACCGCGCTGGTGATCGCCCACCGGCTGTCGACCATCCGGGAGGCCGACCGGATCCTGGTCGTCTCCGCGGGCCGCATCGCCGAGGACGGCACGCACGAGGAGCTGCTGACGCGCGGCGGGCTCTACGCCGAGCTGTACCGCACGCAGTTCGCTCAGGGCGGCCCCGGTGACCGCGACGACGACCTGCTGACCGCCTGA